In the Candidatus Eremiobacteraceae bacterium genome, GCCCGGCAGCGAACGGATATCGGCGCGCACGCTGCGCTTCTCCCATGAGGACTTTCTCACGGTTTTCCGGGCGTTTCGTGCGATGATGACGCTCGGGGCCTCAACTCCCTAAAGAGCGGCGCCGCGTGCGCCCGCGCACTTCATGGGGACCTTCGGACACGTACGTAACGTTTTGCCCGCAGCGCTTGTCTATCGAAATGAGCCGGGGTTGCGCCGTTGCGGTTCCCCCACCACGTACGAAGCATCTACCCGGCTGACTCTTCTGAGGGATGGCATGCCCTCGATAAGGCGACGCGGACGGCTTTCCATCAGGCCGTCCGCGTCCGTTATTTGCCGAGCTTCGCTCGGCCTACTACACCTCTGCTGCGGCTTCTGACTCCGCGGGCTCTTCGGCTTTGGGCTCTTCTGCCGGTTGTGTCTCTGCTACCGGTTCTGCGACCGCAACGGCCTCGGCCGCTTCGGCCTCGGGCGCCGGCGCCGCTGCGGCCTTCGAAGTGGGCTGCGCGTGCGCTTTCGCACTTCCGCTTCCTCCCGGCTCCCAATCGAAGTCGGCCGCGTTGAGGCCGAGCGCTGAGAGGTCAAGACCGAGATTATGCAGCCAGTCGAGCGCGATGTGGTAGTGCCGCTTCGTCCGATACGACAGCCAGCGGCGGCGCAACGCGTCGTCTTCGTCCACGGTCTCTCGGAAGCGACGGAACGCGCCCTTGCCCGAAATGGCTGCGCGCAACTTGCCGGCGAACGCGATATCGTCGACCATGCCGATGAAGTCGGACATGATGCCATAGCGCACCTCGGTCGTCACCGGGGTCACTTTGCGAAGCTCGATGTCGGCTTCGGCCTGCGCGATCCGAGCGTTCTCCTGATCGCCGAGGTTGTGCATGAAGTGCTCGACCGCTCCCGTCTTCGCGTTGAAGAACGCGACGCTGTCGACGTCGCCTCCCGTCAGCGCGGTGCCGAGCTCGTCGAGGAGCGCGTTGCGCTTCACCGGACCGGCGCGGACGGCGCGCGACGGCGCTCGCGACGGCGCGTGATGCGCGGGAGCTTCGATACCGAGCGCTTTGCGGATCTCTTCCGGATTGACTACCGGAAGTCCGAGGCGCTTCATCCGGACGTGGACGCCGGCGAGTTCGGTGAGCAGGTCGTCGAGTTTCTTGCGGCCTTCGGGGTCTGCCGCGGCGTCAACCGGCGAGACTCCGCCGAGGTCTGCGAGGGGCCGACGGATCCACTCCGCCGTCACGTATGCGTTGGTGGCGTTGTTGTCAGTCATTGCGTTTTGGAACTCTCTGTGCGCTGTTGTGGGGGCAAACCGTGCGGGGCAGGTCGGATCGCGGTGAGCGCTCAGACCGCAGCGTGCGGTGCCCCTATAGATTCGGCGATGCGCACGACGTCATCCTCGGTGAGCCCAAGCCGTTTCATATTCTCGTAGTACTGTGCCACGAGATCCGACACGTGGCTCGTCCTCGCGCGCTCCTCGCGAACGCGCTTGACTTCCTCTAGAACGCGCCTCGACAGCCCCTCGTCGACGGTTACTCCCGCCTTGGCCAGCCGGTCGGCGTGTTTGCGCAGTGTCGC is a window encoding:
- a CDS encoding UPF0158 family protein, translating into MTDNNATNAYVTAEWIRRPLADLGGVSPVDAAADPEGRKKLDDLLTELAGVHVRMKRLGLPVVNPEEIRKALGIEAPAHHAPSRAPSRAVRAGPVKRNALLDELGTALTGGDVDSVAFFNAKTGAVEHFMHNLGDQENARIAQAEADIELRKVTPVTTEVRYGIMSDFIGMVDDIAFAGKLRAAISGKGAFRRFRETVDEDDALRRRWLSYRTKRHYHIALDWLHNLGLDLSALGLNAADFDWEPGGSGSAKAHAQPTSKAAAAPAPEAEAAEAVAVAEPVAETQPAEEPKAEEPAESEAAAEV